Genomic window (Gadus morhua chromosome 3, gadMor3.0, whole genome shotgun sequence):
agcACTGAAGTAGTTGGTACTGCGGATGCTGTTATTTGttcagatgttgttgttgttgttggtcctgcagtttttgttgttcctgcagttgttttgGGTCGTGACATAGTAGTTAATAGTTCTGCAGTTGCAATGGTAGGACTTTCTATTGTTGTTGGTTCAATAGTTGTCattattggtcctgcagtttttGTTGTGAGTGCTGCCTCTGTAGCTCTTGTTCCAGCAGTTGTTGCTGTTGGTTCAACCATTGTCGTGGTaggtcctgcagttgttattTTTGGCACTGCAGTTTTTGGTCCCAcagattgtcttgtttgttcACCCGATGGCGTGGTTTGTGCTGCAGTTGTTGCTGTTGTACCTGCTGTTGTTTTGTGTCCCCACATAGTAGTTAATGCTCTTGGAGTAGCAGTGGTAGGTCCTTCTTTTGATGCTGGTTCTGCAGTTGGCGTTGGTCGTACTGCATTTGCTGTTGTGGATCCTGCAGTAGTAGTTAATAGCCTTGCAGTAGAAGTGGCAGGTACCGCAATTGTTTTTTGTTCAACAGTTGTCGATGTTTGTTCAGCAGCTGTAGTTGTTGGATCTGCCATTGTTCTTGCAGGTTTTGCCGTCATggatgttggtcctgcagttgttgatgtcagtacAGCAGTCGTCGTTATTGGTCCTGTTATAGTGGTTGGTCCAACAGTTGTTGATGTTCCTTCAGCAGTTGTCCTTTTTGGTCTTGCATTTGTTGATATTTGTCGTGCAGATAGCCTTGTACTTCCTGCAGTTGGTTGTCCTCCTGTTGTGGATGTGGGTGCTTTTGTTGTGGATGTAGATTCTGGAGTGGTTGTTGCTCCTGCAGTTGTAGCAAGTTCGgcagttatttttttttgtccagctgttgatggtcctgcagtggtttctGTTAGACCaccagttgtcgttattggtccggttgttgttgatgtgggTCCTGCTTTAGTAATTGAAGGTTCTGAGGCTGTTATTGTTGGTCCtttagttgttgttttgggtactgcaatagGAGTGAAAGGTCTTGCAGTTTTTGTGATGGGTctacctgttgttgttgttgttgttgtacctGAAGACGATGTTGCATGTTTTGCTGTCGTCGTTGTAGGTCCTGCTGTTGTTGGTGtgggtcctgctttagtacTTTTtagttctgaggctgttgttgttgtatgtccttcagttgttgttttgggttctGCAGTAGAAGTGAATGGTCTTGCAGTTTTTGTGTTTGGccttcctgttgttgttggtcctgtaGACGATTTTGCAGTTTTTTGGTTcatagttgttggtcctgcagttgtggatgttagttcagcagttgtctttgttggtcctgcagttgttctTGCAGGTTTTTCTGTCGTTGTTGTGGATCTTGCTGTTTTCATTGGTCCTAcaattgttgttggtcctgcagttgatGTTGCAGGTTTGGCTGTCaaagttgttggtcctgcagctGTTAATGTCAGTCCAGCAGTTGTCGTTCTTCGTCCTTCAGATGTTTGTCCTCCTGTTGTGGAtgtgtctgttgttgttttgggtcctgctttagtagttgttggtacctcagttgatgttgttggtactgtagtcatttttgttattcctgcagttgttgatttctgtaCTGCAGCTGAAGtaagtcctgctgaagtagttctgggtcttgcattcgttgttattggtcctgcagttgtcatTGTTCGTCCTGCTATCGTTGTGGATGTGGCTCCTTCTGTTGTGGATGTAGATCcagcagatgttgttgttgctaatgcggttgtcacaagttcggcagttgttgtttttcgtccttttgttgatggtcctgcagtggtttttgttagtccaccagttgtctttattggtgcggttgttgttgttgtggagcCTGATGTAGAAGTGGTTGGTTCTGTGGCtgtggttgtttttccttcagttattgttttgggtATAGCAGCagaagtgataggtcttgcagtttttgttggtcctacaattgttgttggtcctgcagttgatGTTGCAGGTTTGGCTGTCaaagttgttggtcctgcagctGTTAATGCCAGTCCAGCAGTTGTCGTTCTTCGTCCTTCAGATGTTTGTCCTCCTGTTGTGGATGTGGGTCTATCTGTTTTGGATGGAGGTcttgcagatgttgttgttggtcctgccgttATGGTTGCAGTTATTGTTTTGGctacaacagtagaagtgataggtcttgcAGTTTTCATTGGTCCTACatttgttgttggtcctgcagttttggttgcaggtttttctgcagaagttcttgatcctgcagttgccaatgttagttcagcagttgtagttgttggtcctacCGTTGTTCTTGGAATTTTtgcagtggtagttgttggtcctgcagtttttgatgtcagttcagcagttgtcattattggtcctgttgttgttttgggtcctgctttagtagttgttggtacagcagttgatgttgttggtactgtagtcatttttgttattcctgcagttgttgatttctgtaCTGCAGCTGAAGtaagtcctgctgaagtagttctgggtcttgcattcgttgttattggtcctgcagttgtcattgttcgtcctgctctcgttgtggatgtggctccttctgttgtggatgtagatccagcagatgttgttgttgctaatgcggttgtcacaagttcggcagttgttgtttttcgtccttttgttgatggtcctgcagtggtttttgttagtccaccagaTGTCGTTATTGgtgcggttgttgttgttgtgggtgctgatgtagaagttgttggttctgaggctgttgttgtttttccttcagttttggtttttggtacagcagtagaagggatagatcttgcagtttttgttggtcctccagttgttggtggtactgcagttgtgttTGCAGGTTTTACTGCAAAAGTTATTGAtactgcagttgtcgatgttagttcagcagttgtactTGTTGGttctgccgttgttcttgcagttttctcagtcgtagttgttggtcctgcagtggtttttgttagtccaccagttgttgttgttgtgggtcctgatgtaaAAGTTGTTgtttctgaggctgttgttgtttttccttcagtttttgttttgggtacagcagcagaagtgataggtcttgcagttttggttggtcctacagttgttgttggtactgcagttgtggttgcagatttttctgcaaaagttcttgatcctgcagttgtcgatgttagtccagtagttgtagttgttggacctgtcGTTgttcttggagttttcgcagtcgtagttgttggtcctgcagatgttgatgtcagttcatcagttgtctttattggccctgttgttgttttgggttctgctttagtagttgttggtacagcagttgatgttgttggtactgtcgtcatttttgttattcctgcagttGTAGATTTCTGTACTGCAGCCGAAGtaagtcctgctgaagtagttctggGTCTTGCATTCATTGTTATTAGTccttcagttgtttttgttcgtCTTGCTGTCGTTGTGGATGTGgctcctgcagatgttgttgttgctactgcgcttgtcacaagttcggcagttgttgtttttcgtcctTTGGTTGATGGTCCTGCATTGGTTTTTGCtagtccaccagttgtcgttattggtccggttgttgttgttgttgttggtcctgatgtagaagctgttggttctgaggctgatGTGGTTTTTCCTCCAGTTATTATTTTGTGTGCAACAGTtgaagtgatagttcttgcaTTTTTTGTGGGTGAtatagttgttgttggtcctgcagttgttgttgcaggtttttctgcaaaagatgttaatcctgcagttgtcgatgttagttcagcagttgtagttgttggtcctgccgttgttcttacagttttcgcagtcgtagttgttggttctgcagtggtttttgttagtccaccagttgttgttgttgtgggtcctgatgtagaagttgttggttctgaggctgttgttgtttttccttcagttttggcttttggtacagcagtagaagtgatagatcttgcagtttttgttggtcctccagttgttggtggtactgcagttgtgttTGCAGGTTTTACTGCAAAAGTTATTGAtactgcagttgtcgatgttagttcagcagttccagttgttggacctgccgttgttcttggaGTTTTTGCAGTCGTAGTtcttggtcctgcagtggttgatgtcagttcagcagttgtctttattggtcctgttgttgttttgggtcctgctttagtagttgttggtacagcagttgatgttgttggtactgtagtcatttttgttattcctgcagttgttgatttctgtaCTGCAGCTGAATtaagtcctgctgaagtagttctgggtcttgcattcgttgttattggtcctgcagttgtcatTCTTCGTCCTGCAGGTGTTAGTCTTCTCGTTGTGGATGTGGTTCCTTCTGTtgtggatgtagatcctgcagatgttgttgttgctactgcggttgtcacaagttcggcagttgttgtttttcgtccttttgttgatggtcctgcagtggtttttgttagtccaccagttgtcgtTATCGgtgcggttgttgttgttgtggatcctgatgtagaagttgttggttctgagcctgttgttgtttttccttcagttttggtttttggtacagcagtagaagtgatagatcttgcagtttttgttgttcctccagttgttgttggtactgcagttgtggtttcAGGTTTtactgcaaaagttgttgatactgcagttgtcgatgttagttcagcagttccagttgttggacctgccgttgttcttggagttttcgcagtcgtagttgttggttctgcagttcttgatgtcagttcagcagttgtctttattggtcctgttgttgttttgggccctgctttagtagttgttggtacagcagttgatgttgttggtactgtagtcatttttgttattcctgcagttgttgatttctgtaCAGCAGCTGAAGtaagtcctgctgaagtagttctgggtcttgcattcgttgttattggtcctgcagttgtcatTGTTCGTCCTGCTATCGTTGTGGATGTGGCTCCTTCTGTTGTGGATGTAGATCCtacagatgttgttgttgctactgcggttgtcactagttcggcagttgttgtttttcgtcctTTCGTTGATGgacctgcagtggtttttgtaagtccaccagttgtcgttattggtccggtttttgttgtt
Coding sequences:
- the LOC115540289 gene encoding probable beta-glucosidase btgE; amino-acid sequence: TTTTAKSAGTTAGPTTTTGGLTKTTAGPSTKGRKTTTAELVTTAVATTTSVGSTSTTEGATSTTIAGRTMTTAGPITTNARPRTTSAGLTSAAAKTPRTTAGPTTGTAELTS